DNA sequence from the Sediminibacillus dalangtanensis genome:
GCATTACTGGTATGAAGACGGAAATATTCACGATATTTTAACTGAATTACAACTAGAACCAGATTTTATTTTTCATTATGATATTGCCTGGAGAAATGGACTCGCCCCTGTCATAACCGGTTTGGCTGATATAGACATTCCCAAGGCTTGTTTTGTAATTGACTTACATTTTTCTAAAACGAAAAGGATTCAATATATCGAAAAAAATAAGGTGGACCTGATTTTTTCTGTCAGTAAAAACCCATTTCTAAAAGTATTTCCGCAATACAAGGATAAACTGCGCTGGCTGCCATGGTCGATCAATCCGGAAATCATCAAGGACTGGAACATGGAAAAGGATATCGATTATCTCTTAATGGGACTGTTATATTATGAAGATGAACAGAATCCTCCGAAACAGGTAGCAGAAAAGGGACGCTATGCTTTTCGAGAAGCAGTGCTGAATACGATGAAGGATGTCCCGGGTTTTGTTTTCCATCCTCACCCAGGTCATAAAGTTCCGTACTCAGAAGAAATGTATGTTAATGAGAAGTATGCCAGGGAACTGAACCGGGCAAAAATATTTTTTACCTGTGGAAGCCGGAATTCCAGTGGGGCCTTCGCCGTGTTGAAATATTTTGAAGCACTGGGATGCAAAACCTTGCTGTTGGCAGAACCCAACCAGGAAATCACGGAATTGGGCTTTCAAGACGGTGTCCACTACGTTGCCTGTAACACGAAAGAGATTTATGAAAAAGCTGTGTATTATTTAAATAATGAGGAGCAGCGAAATCAAATTGCGCAAAATGGGTATGATTTTATTCATCAGAATCATACGAACGAGATGCGGGCAAAGCACTTTTTAACTTATTTAACGGAGTATCTAAATAAGAGATAAGAGCAGGAGTTCCTGCTCTTTTTCTTTTAGCTTATTAAGCGATTTGTTCGAAAAGCTGCAAAGTACCACATGAGGTTGATGAGGATGCCGGCCCCGCAAGTAACCAACACAGCAAACAGTGATAAAGAAACCCCATCTTTTGCCATGAAAAGTAAAATTCCTAAAAACATCGGTAAAAAACTGAGTAATCCTATCCCGCATAATGCGGCCATTACATATTTTATCCATGTTAACCCAAGCAGAAAAAAGAGTAACGGCACGAAGTAACAGGCAAGGACTATGCTAACCGCAAGCCACATGCCAGCAGTATTGAACTGATTAGCGCTTTCACCTATTTCTGCTAGTGGTGTCAGCGTTGTCAAAATGATGACCAATCCGTAAAGCAAAGCTGAAACAATCGTAAAAATCGTGACTTTTCTCTTCAATGCATTCCACCCTTTCTTTTTTTATTAATTATTACGTTGCAATCGTACTTTGGTTTCACAAGACGGGATAGCAAAATTCGATTTTTTAAAAAAACATGCCTGTTTTTCATCTATAATGAAAAAAGAGGATACTGCCATAGCACAGCATAGAATGACAGGATGATTGTTTGTCTGGTTGTTAGTATAAAAGGCAAGGGGTGAGCGCCATGGCATGGGTAGAATCGATACAACGGGCGATTGATTATATGGAAGCCCATTTGCTGGAACCGATCAGCTTACAGGATGTTGCCAAACAGGCACATGTATCCACTTTCCATTTTCAGCGGACATTCACCATTTTGACAGACATATCTGTTGGTGAATATATACGGCGCCGGCGCTTGACATTGGCCGCTCAGGAATTGATGCAAACCAGCATCAAGGTGATCGATCTCGCCTATAAGTATGGCTACGACACTCCCGAGGCTTTTGCGAAGGCTTTCCGAAGACAGCATGGCATTTCACCGAGCGAATCGAGAAAGCTTTCCGGAATGCTGACATTCTATAATCGACTGACCATCCAGGTGCAGTTGAAAGGAGCAGATCCGATGAAATATCGTATTGTCGAAATGGAAGATTTTCAAGTAGCAGGTATGAAACGGTCCTTTTCTCTTACCAATGATGAAAACATAAAGGAAATACCGAAATGGTGGGATCAGGTGAATAACGATGGGACAGATGATCAACTGTTCCGTTTGAATAACGGTCCGATAAAAGGGGTGCTTGGTGTTTGTGTTGATCATAAAAATGATAAGCAGACAATTGATTATTGGGTGGCAACCGCATTTAATGGTGATCCTCCTCAAGAACTCGAGCAAATGAACATTCCTGCTTCAAGGTGGGCGGTTTTCGAAGCTCGGGGGCCGGTGCCGGATGCGATACAGAAGTTATGGAAGCGCATTTTTACTGAATGGTTTCCGACCAGCGGTTACAGTCATGCTGGAACTCCGGAATTAGAGGTGTATTCCAGTGAAGATCCAGCCAGCCCCGACATTTATTCAGAAGTCTGGATTCCAGTAAAATAAGAAGCACTTAAGGAAAGAGGAGGGACAGTCCCCATGCAGAAAAGAATCAGGGATTTTGGCCTTGAAATCGGCAGCCTGGAAACAGGCCGCCTGAATAAAATCAGTGATGTGAGCGGGGTGACGGCAGGCCATGCAACCATTGATGACGGTCCGTTAAAGACCGGGGTGACAGCTATCCTTCCGCATCAGGGAAATGTATTTATCAACAAAGTAGTTGGTGCTGTCCATGTGCTCAATGGTTTTGGCAAGTCGGTGGGAACGATTCAGCTAGAAGAGCTGGGTGCCATCGAAACGCCCATCCTGTTGACCAACACATTAAGCATTGGGACTTGTACCGATAGCTTGATCGATTATATGCTGGAACAAAACCCGGAAATCGGGAGGACGACCGGGACAGTGAATCCGGTTGTCGGGGAATGCAACGATATGTATCTGAATGACATTCGAGCCAGGGCAGTCCAAAGTAGTCACGTCAGAGAAGCGTTGACTTCTGCTGTAACCGATTTTCACGAGGGAGGAGTCGGTGCGGGAACGGGAATGAAGTGCTTCGGATTAAAAGGGGGAATCGGTTCTTCTTCCAGAGTGATTTCTTATTCACATGGTTCCTACACAATTGGCGTACTGACACTCACCAATTTTGGTTCTTTGGAGCAGTTACGGGTGAACGAAAAGCGAGCAGGACATGTCATTAAACAAAGGTTGGCAGATCATTCCCATGAACCGGATAAAGGTTCGGTGATTGTTGTGGTTGCAACCGATTTGCCGGTATCTTCACGCCAGCTGAAACGAATCATTAAAAGAGCAGGGGTTGGGTTGAGCCGTTGTGGCTCCTATATAGGCAATGGCAGCGGTGATGTCATCTTTGGATTTTCTACAGCCAATCAAGTCCCTCACCATTCTGATGGACAAATTAGCCGTTTTAGAGCTATTCATGAAGAGGATATCGACCTGGCGTTCCTTGCCGCCGCAGATGCAACAGAAGAAGCAGTACTCAATTCGATGATAACAGCCGAAACCGTAACAGGCAGGGATGGAAATACGCTGTATTCGCTGCGTACGTTCATGGAGTTCCTATAAAAAACCGCCGGAAAAGTTTCCGGCGGTAATCTATTATAGAAAGTCTGGATTGTTCTTCAAAAAGTTTTCCCAAGCTTGTTTTGTGCCTTCCTCTAACTCTTCGCGGGAGGCTCGCAGTCTTTTTTCGGAAGCGCCGAATCCGATTTCTAGATCGCCTTGTTTGATTCTGCTGTACACGGAATCCGCAAATTTGTTCAAATCGGCACCAAATGTATGGAGTCCTTCTCCACCTAAATCTGTGTTGACGGCTGGAGGAAGAACTTCTATGACCTCTGTGCCCGTTTCCGCCAGCTGCAGTCGAAGCGACATGGTAAAGGAATGAATGGCCGCTTTCGTGGCACTGTACACAGGCACCCATACTCCAGGCGTGAATGCCAAACCGGAACTTACATTGATAATCGCCGCATTTTCCTGTTTTGCCAGATGGGGAGCAAACAGCATGGATAAATGGATAGGGCCATCTACGTTGATGGAGATTTCCTTTCGATAATCGGCCCAATGGTCCGCAGCCTGTAAAATATTCGCTCTTTGTTGAATGCCCGCATTATTGACCAAGATATTAACAGCCGGAAATTCTTTCTTGACCGATTTAAACAGGGCAATTCGGTCCGCTTCATCAGCAATATCGCATACACGGATATGCAGCTGCGGGTATTTTTGTTTTGCTTCTTCCAGCTTCGTTTTATTCCTGCCAACGATGATGACGTTATTGTTGTCATCCAGGAAACGTGCAGCCAAGGCCAGCCCGATGCCGGATGAGCCGCCAGTTATTAAGATGGTGTTATCGGAACTATTCATGTAAAACCCTCCAAGCGTATAGTCGAGTTGCTAGGTTTATCGTATCCAATTTCAGATGGAGTCAAACCACCGTTTAACCAGTTAATTCAAAGCTTTCCAGGTAGTTTTGGAAACACAAAAAAGGCTTTCCTGTGATAGGAAAGCCTTTTGTTAGACTAGTTACGCTTTTTCAACATTAGCAGCTTGAGGTCCGCGGTTGCCTTCTTCAACGTCGAAAGTAACTGCTTGACCTTCATCCAATGTTTTGAAGCCTTCGCCTTGAATAGCTGAGAAGTGAACGAATACGTCGTCTCCGCCTTCTACTTCAATGAAACCGAAACCTTTGTCTGCGTTAAACCATTTTACTGTACCGTTAGTCATAAAAAAATTCCTCCACGTGCTTTTAGCACAATATATTACTATTCTTGCTCTATAAAATCATTCAAGACGATAATCGCTTAAAAGCTTTTTCTTCTTTCATTACAATCATACCGAACAACAATAATTGAATTAAGTATATCATGGACACTTCAAGAATGGATATAGGTCTAAAGGACCATTTTGGACTGAAAGTGGTCAAATTGTTTTAGAATATTCAGTTTTCTTGTTGAAAACCAACAGGTATCGGTCTATGATGAAAGATAATTGTGCAGCGTGGGAAGTAAAATAGAAAAAGAAGCAGAACGGGAAGTGAAATGATGCAGAAAGAGATTATCGAAGCGAAACAAGTCACCTTTCAACGAGACAGTAGAAACATCTTACAAAAAGTGGATTGGCGGGTGTCTCGAGGAGAACACTGGGTGATCTTGGGATTAAACGGCTCGGGGAAAACTTCTTTATTGAAAATCGTGACAGGTTACGAGTGGCCCACTAAAGGTACTGTTGATGTTTTGGGAAACCGATTTGGCAGGACGAACTTGCCGGAACTTCGAAAATCCATTGGTTGGGTAAGCTCTTCGCTCGACGAACAGTTCCTTAAAAGAGCAAGTGATACAGCGTTGGAAGTAGTAATCAGTGGAAAGCACGCTTCGATTGGTATTTATGAGACGGTTGATGATCAAGATGTCTTTCGGGCGGAAAGATTGCTGGAGGAAATGCAGATGGCCGACTTCGCAAATCGTCCATTCGTGAAATTGTCTCAAGGAGAAAAACGCCGGGTCATTATTGCCCGTGCTTTGATGCCAGATCCGGAAATCCTTATTTTAGATGAACCGTGTAACGGCTTAGATATTTATGCAAAAGAACAATTACTAACTACCATTCAGAAGATGGCCGTCCAGAAGGGTGGACCGACACTGCTATATGTTACGCACCAGCTGGAGGAAGTAATTCCGGCTGTCACGCATGCATTACTGATTAATCACGGGAAAGTAGTTGCTGCCGGTGAAAAAGAAAAAACACTGACAGATCCGTTGTTGACGGAGACGTTTCAAGTTCCGGTCGAGGTTGAATGGAGAGCGTCACGCCCGTGGCTGAAGATTAAGTCGACCTTATAGGAAGGTGGCTGGAACAAAAGCATAATGGTCAAAAGAAAAACCGACGATGATTCGAAATCGACAACTTTCGAACTCGTTCGGTTTTTTTATTATTTTAAAGGGTGAATAATTTTATTTGGAAAGAATGAGGACAAACACTCCACTCCTGCAGAATTTGTGTTTTTTACACGGAAAGCAACGCCCATTTAAAAAATTGCCTTAAAAAACAATGGAATCCTCATGTGTTAACTGTTATACTATAAATATAACAGTTAACACATGAGGAGGAAGTGAATCAATTGTGTTGATCAACATCGATTTACAGGCCAATGAGCCAATTTATGAACAGCTGAAGAACCAGATTATGATTCGAATTGCCAGAAAGGAGCTTAAACCGGGGGATGGACTACCGTCTGTCCGTAGATTCGCAGCCGATTTAGGAATTAACTTGCACACCGTGAACAAAGCTTATCAGCAGCTAAAACAAGAAGGGTTAATATTGATCCATCGGCAAAAAGGCGTGGTGATCAATCCGGAAATACCGTCAGTGGATGGGGAATACGAGGAGAAACTCACCCGTTCACTTCGGCCGCTAATTGCAGAATCCGCATGCAGAGGGATGTCGGAAGCGGAGTTCACTTCCTTTTGTCGTCAATTATTTGAACAATTAACAGGAGAAGGGGATGAGAATTAATGGATACTTTGATTATTGCCGGCATTTTTGTGGTCTGTTTACTTCCGATTTTTATTGTTGTCATGTTTACACCTTATTTAACGAGAAAAACAGAAAGCTTTGGTGTTTTTATTCCGGAAGATATTTATCAGGACCCAAGATTAAAAAAAATGCGACGGTCCTATGTCTATGCAACTGGAATCATTAGTGTCCTGGTCATGGCTGGAAGCTTCGCTATTATTCAGTCACTCGAAGGGGAAGAACAAGTAAGTTTAGCTATTGCTTGTGGGCTTGTTGGTTATTCGGTTGTTTCTTTCTTCGTCTATCTTGTTTTCCACAAAAAAATGAAAAAACTCAAGGCAGAAAACAAGTGGACAGAGCAAAGACGGCAGCAGGTGACCGTAGACCTCCACTTTGACCAGAAGAAAGTGACATGGTCGAATTGGTGGTTCACAGTTCCCTACTTGCTCTCTTTTTTAACCTTGCTGCTGACTGTTTTCTTTTATGAGCAAATTCCTGAACGGATTCCGATGCAGTATAATTTTTCGGGTGAAGTGACGAACTGGGCGGATAAAACATACCGTTCCGTGTTGATGATGCCGATCATGCAAATCTACTTAACCAGCCTGTTTTTATTCCTCAACACGATGATCGCCAAAGCGAAACAACAGCTTAACGCAGCTAATCCCGAAAAATCCATGGAACAAAACATCCGTTTTCGCAGGCGCTGGTCAGGTTATATTATTGTTTCGGGCACTGCCTTAACGTTGTTGTTTGCTTTTACGCAAATTTCCTTCATTTTTCCGGTAAACACCCAACTATTGACGATCGTTCCGTTGTTATTATCAGGGGCGATGGTAGCGGGAGCGATTGTCCTTGCCTTTAACACTGGGCAAGGGGGGAGCAGGATCAAGACGGGTACAGACAAGCGGGGCAATACCATTGATCGGGATGACGACAAGCATTGGAAACTTGGTCAATTTTACTTTAACCGGGAGGATCCCGCACTATTTCTTGAAAAAAGATTCGGGGTAGGCTGGACAATCAATTTTGCGCGCCCGCTTGCCTGGACAGCGTTGGCCGTGATTATTTTACTTGCGGTTGCGATCCCATGGCTGCTGGGCATCTAAAGAAACAGGGATTGAAGTATCAATCCCTGTTTCTTTTCGCGATAATCCGTATTGATTAAAAATTTAACCAAACGGCAAGCAGCAAAAATATTAAAATGAATGCTGTTTTACTCAGTAATCTTGCTTTTTTGCCGACTTCCAGCTTTCGTTCTGTGTAGCGAATGTAAGCAGATAACATCAAGAAGCCAAACAAGGAAAAAGATTGACCGATCGGGTCTAGATAGACGGCAATAAACCTTACAGCTCCTAGCCCCGTCAGAAGAAGACCGGTATACCCTAATCCCAAATAAAAATAAAGGTTTTTTTCTTCTTGTTCATTTTGCTTCATTCGCTCAACTCCCTCTGATCACCTTTTACATCATTTTATCATCCAATTCTAATTAAAAAAGTTGCCAGGAGTAAAAAGTTGAAATGAACGGGTAGGCAACTTAACATAAGGGAATAGAAAAGATATCAAAGATTAATGGATAAAATGAACTTAGCAGAAAAAAGGACGGATTGTTTCCATGAAGCAACTACATATAAAACATCACTGGCTTGGCAGGCTGCTGGCTTCGGATCCGGGGAGAAAAAGATTCCAGCAGGCAGGAAAAGCGACAGTTAGCCTGATTTCTTCGGTGTTCACCATGCTGTTTATCCTGCATGCAAGCGGAAATGGATTGTTCACTCCCGCCCTTGTAGCCGGTATTCTCGGTATGCTTGGAATTATGACGGTGATGGATGATACGAAACAACAAAAAAAGGTGACAACACTCTTGCTGGGAGTATCAGGAGCTGTCGGAATATCGCTGGGAAGCCTGCTGGCAAACAATGCCTACTTTGTGGGCACCTTAATGATTCTGATTATCTTCAGCGCTTTTTACTTTTCCAAGTTCGGAAGCCGTTATTTTTCGTTAGGCATGGTCGGTTTTATGACCGTTTACTTTTCTTCCTTTTTAAAATTATCGCCGGCACAATTTCCTTGGTTTTATTTAAGCATTGCAATCGGTGTCACGTTTGCCTATCTTTATAACTTTATTATTTTCAGGGATTCCGCTCAAGTATTAAAGAGAAGTATGCGGTCCTTTCATATCCAGGCCAATCTAACCTTCAATATCTTGATCCGCATCATTGAGGACGATCGTTCCAGTGAAAAGCGGATGAAAAGTCTGGAAAAAAACGTCGCAAAGCTGAGTGAGTATGCACGTAACGTTTCCGAAGATTTAAATGCACAGGATGTGGAGGATGTTT
Encoded proteins:
- a CDS encoding DmpA family aminopeptidase, with the translated sequence MQKRIRDFGLEIGSLETGRLNKISDVSGVTAGHATIDDGPLKTGVTAILPHQGNVFINKVVGAVHVLNGFGKSVGTIQLEELGAIETPILLTNTLSIGTCTDSLIDYMLEQNPEIGRTTGTVNPVVGECNDMYLNDIRARAVQSSHVREALTSAVTDFHEGGVGAGTGMKCFGLKGGIGSSSRVISYSHGSYTIGVLTLTNFGSLEQLRVNEKRAGHVIKQRLADHSHEPDKGSVIVVVATDLPVSSRQLKRIIKRAGVGLSRCGSYIGNGSGDVIFGFSTANQVPHHSDGQISRFRAIHEEDIDLAFLAAADATEEAVLNSMITAETVTGRDGNTLYSLRTFMEFL
- a CDS encoding GntR family transcriptional regulator; the protein is MLINIDLQANEPIYEQLKNQIMIRIARKELKPGDGLPSVRRFAADLGINLHTVNKAYQQLKQEGLILIHRQKGVVINPEIPSVDGEYEEKLTRSLRPLIAESACRGMSEAEFTSFCRQLFEQLTGEGDEN
- a CDS encoding SDR family oxidoreductase, with product MNSSDNTILITGGSSGIGLALAARFLDDNNNVIIVGRNKTKLEEAKQKYPQLHIRVCDIADEADRIALFKSVKKEFPAVNILVNNAGIQQRANILQAADHWADYRKEISINVDGPIHLSMLFAPHLAKQENAAIINVSSGLAFTPGVWVPVYSATKAAIHSFTMSLRLQLAETGTEVIEVLPPAVNTDLGGEGLHTFGADLNKFADSVYSRIKQGDLEIGFGASEKRLRASREELEEGTKQAWENFLKNNPDFL
- a CDS encoding DUF5391 family protein, producing MKRKVTIFTIVSALLYGLVIILTTLTPLAEIGESANQFNTAGMWLAVSIVLACYFVPLLFFLLGLTWIKYVMAALCGIGLLSFLPMFLGILLFMAKDGVSLSLFAVLVTCGAGILINLMWYFAAFRTNRLIS
- a CDS encoding ABC transporter ATP-binding protein gives rise to the protein MMQKEIIEAKQVTFQRDSRNILQKVDWRVSRGEHWVILGLNGSGKTSLLKIVTGYEWPTKGTVDVLGNRFGRTNLPELRKSIGWVSSSLDEQFLKRASDTALEVVISGKHASIGIYETVDDQDVFRAERLLEEMQMADFANRPFVKLSQGEKRRVIIARALMPDPEILILDEPCNGLDIYAKEQLLTTIQKMAVQKGGPTLLYVTHQLEEVIPAVTHALLINHGKVVAAGEKEKTLTDPLLTETFQVPVEVEWRASRPWLKIKSTL
- a CDS encoding AraC family transcriptional regulator, translating into MAWVESIQRAIDYMEAHLLEPISLQDVAKQAHVSTFHFQRTFTILTDISVGEYIRRRRLTLAAQELMQTSIKVIDLAYKYGYDTPEAFAKAFRRQHGISPSESRKLSGMLTFYNRLTIQVQLKGADPMKYRIVEMEDFQVAGMKRSFSLTNDENIKEIPKWWDQVNNDGTDDQLFRLNNGPIKGVLGVCVDHKNDKQTIDYWVATAFNGDPPQELEQMNIPASRWAVFEARGPVPDAIQKLWKRIFTEWFPTSGYSHAGTPELEVYSSEDPASPDIYSEVWIPVK
- a CDS encoding glycosyltransferase family protein; its protein translation is MEQKLKILILVRRFWMDFPKHRPKIDMLRAIEEFAEVHYWYEDGNIHDILTELQLEPDFIFHYDIAWRNGLAPVITGLADIDIPKACFVIDLHFSKTKRIQYIEKNKVDLIFSVSKNPFLKVFPQYKDKLRWLPWSINPEIIKDWNMEKDIDYLLMGLLYYEDEQNPPKQVAEKGRYAFREAVLNTMKDVPGFVFHPHPGHKVPYSEEMYVNEKYARELNRAKIFFTCGSRNSSGAFAVLKYFEALGCKTLLLAEPNQEITELGFQDGVHYVACNTKEIYEKAVYYLNNEEQRNQIAQNGYDFIHQNHTNEMRAKHFLTYLTEYLNKR
- a CDS encoding cold-shock protein — its product is MTNGTVKWFNADKGFGFIEVEGGDDVFVHFSAIQGEGFKTLDEGQAVTFDVEEGNRGPQAANVEKA
- a CDS encoding DUF1648 domain-containing protein, with protein sequence MDTLIIAGIFVVCLLPIFIVVMFTPYLTRKTESFGVFIPEDIYQDPRLKKMRRSYVYATGIISVLVMAGSFAIIQSLEGEEQVSLAIACGLVGYSVVSFFVYLVFHKKMKKLKAENKWTEQRRQQVTVDLHFDQKKVTWSNWWFTVPYLLSFLTLLLTVFFYEQIPERIPMQYNFSGEVTNWADKTYRSVLMMPIMQIYLTSLFLFLNTMIAKAKQQLNAANPEKSMEQNIRFRRRWSGYIIVSGTALTLLFAFTQISFIFPVNTQLLTIVPLLLSGAMVAGAIVLAFNTGQGGSRIKTGTDKRGNTIDRDDDKHWKLGQFYFNREDPALFLEKRFGVGWTINFARPLAWTALAVIILLAVAIPWLLGI